Within the Syngnathus scovelli strain Florida chromosome 6, RoL_Ssco_1.2, whole genome shotgun sequence genome, the region GAACCTGAGCACAAGTCGACCGGGGTTAGCACGCGTCGGTGACGCACGCCTATGAAGCGGCCTTTTCCATTTGCCACTTGcgagccgggccgggccgggccgagccgagccgagcgccGCCTCTCACAAAGTCAGATGAAGCCAAATTGGAAAAAGTGCAATATTCACCATTTGAGCGCGTCCAGGCTGCGCTCGTCGCCATCCAGGCGCCGGTGGACGGCGGCCCGGAAGGCGTCGTCCGGGGTGTCGGCGGGCAAGCCCATGGCGTGAGTCACGAGAGCTCTCTGGGGACACGGCGGCGGAGTCAGTCGGcgaggggcggggcggggcgccgCTGCTTACCCAGGTGACGGCCGACGACGCGTTGGCCAGCGTGGGGTGCGGCTCGTTGTTGATCAGACCCACTTGGACAAAACTGCGCATGGCCCTGGAGAAACCCTGCGAGCCGCAACAACGCTCTTACTCCCTCCGCTACGACCATGACAGCCAAAGTAAGCGCTTTGAAGCCAGCTGACCTTGTAGCGCAGCGTCCCTCGAATCAGCGTGTGCGCGTCGGGGATGTGGTAGAGCTCGGCGTACTTGGTGCTGTCGCGGTTGGGATAACCTTCCAGGTTGAGGCCGGGGAAAAAATCCATGGGCCGGACGGCGTCCATCAGACCGCCGCCGCCGGGGATCTTCACCAGCTGAGCCGCACAAAACATTTTGGCCGCCGCCGTGTGGATTTTGGTCAGGGGGCGTCTCAAACCACCGTACGTACCCGGTTGTCGCAACGGAAGACGGCGGGGCTGACGGAGGCCAGGAGAACGCCCGAAGGACTCCAGCTGAACTTGTAGCGCAGAGGATTGTCGGAGCACTCGGGAGCCGGGAGCCCGCCGCAGTACGACACGTACGACTCCACCTGCGTGCGGCCGCGCAAGTCAAGCCACCCGatacgccggccggccgggcgcgTACTCACCGTGCAGCCGTCCGCTTTGGCCTGATCGATGCACTCCATGGCCAGCAAGTGATCGATGCCGGGATCCAAGCCCATCTCGTTGACCAGCGTCACGCCCGCCTCTTCCGCCCTGAAGCACGCAGACGCCTTGAAAGCTGCCCACCCAAAcgtgcgcctgtgtgtgtgcgtgcgtttacCTGGCGTGTAGGTCGCTCATGGCCGGGCTGAGGTAGCTGGCGTTGACCATGTGGACCTTCTTGTCAATGCAGTGTTTTGCCACCAGGGGGTGGAGCACATTGGGCAGCAGGCTGCCAAGGAAAACAAATAACGTGCTGCATGCTAAGCAATTATTCATGCGTCCCTCCGTTCGAGTCATCGATTCATTCATCGGCTCGGTGACATGCTAAGCGGCTAGCTCGGAGTTACAATGCGCCGTCGCACCTGATGACCAGGTCGTGGTCTTGGATGAGCGAGACGAGGCGCGCCTCCTGGCTGCTGACGTCCAGCATGACGGGAATGGTGTTGCGGTATTTGgccgccagatcctgcgcctgcTTCATGCACACCGACGCTAAAGGCAAAAACAAAGGTTTTTTCGAGTTGCGGAAAAACACCACAATGAGAGTCGGCGGCTCACCCACCCACGGTGACCTGCGTCTTGTCGCAACGGGTCAGGTAGTCCACCACGGGTCCGGAGACGTAGCCGGAGCCCAGCAAGAGAACTCGCTTCATGCCGCTTTTGCGCACGATTTGAGACTTTTCCCTGGCGGAGGTCACACCACACAAAGACACTCACAAGAGCCCACACGGGCAGGACTCAAATTCATTCGGTGCTCCCATGCAAAGCCGAGCGTACTTTGGCCCGGAAAATGAGAGATTAACCGAGCGACGGGACATTTTTGCAAAGCCTTGTGAGTCACGTGACTCGTCCGTGCGTCAACTtgcgctttgctttgctttgctttgctttgctttgattgaTTCCGTTGCAAACGCTATTGTGACTTTGATGGCGGATCAAATACTTGATTCCGGCAACGAGGCGCATTTGTGTCTTGCAGAGCGTTAGTGTTCACAGCAATCTGGGCGGTGACATATTACCGAGTTAGGGTCAAAACAAATCGTAagtcattcagtgccattgacggtttAACGGTTTAATAGAtgtcaaagatattaactgcgttggtagtgaatgagttaaacataacatgatttgaaaaatttaaaataaaaagttgaaattgatttttattcataataataataatgatgctaAATGTGTTGCTTTATAGTGCAGACACAgaaagtgccccccccccccccccccccctgctgccccGCCCCTTTGCTCGGACACAATGAGGCGTGCGCTGGTCCCTGCCGGATGATTACGCTTGCTGACAATAGGAGCCGGCCGCGAATTAGAGGGGCGGCGTCCACCCCGCTGACCTTTGCTCTTGTTAACATCCATCCCGAAAGCCCCCCGGGAGTCAGCAgacaccctccctccctccctcccgctctCATTAGCCCGCCGCTAATTGGACGCCAGCAGCCGCGGCGggtccgagcgagcgagcgagcgcggtcgCCTCGTGCGCCTTCATTAAAAATTCAAGAAAGCACAAGACGGCGACTTTTTTCCTCTCACATATGTGAAGGAGGAATTAAGATTAAGATTAACCTTGGATGGCTTGTCTGGAGAGGCAAAAAAGATCAATTAGGACGTCTTAAGACACGCTGGCCTAAATATGAACAAAAAGATGGAAATGATTATAATCATCTCGCACTGTGAAAGTAATCACATTACACGCACAAAAAGACGCCTTTCATTAAAGAGGACAAGATGCACGAGCGCAACGACACAGTGGCGGGGGGCTGTTTCGTCTTGCCCCGCCCCCAcccgtttgtttcttttttttttttttataaagcgcCGCAACCCCAATATGCATTTCAAATATCAACAGCCGAGGATGGATAAGATGGTCATCGCTGTCATTAAATGTGcatcgcgcgtgtgcgtgcgtgcgtcttaCCGTTGCTCTCGAAGCTTTTCAATGTACTCAAACTTTGGCGTCAGGGCTCCGTTGGAGGTGATCACCGCCTACATTCAGCAACAATaacaaagcaaaagcaaaaaatgACTTGGCACATCTCCAAACAGGAACAACCCGACCGTGGACGACTGACACACCAATTGAAATGATTTGCTCTCGTAGCAGCAAATATTCCATcaaacaaatgaaatatttcatttctttttatttcatttctttTATTACATGTATTTAATACCTATTCAATATgtactatatttatttattcgtttaTTTTCATTGATATGAAatatttcatttctttttattgAGTGGTGGAGAATGAAAAGCAACTTTCAAAGGGAATGCAACCGAGATATATATATCAACAAagtaaaaacatacaaaaacaaaagaaaatggatTTTCCAACACTTATTTTAGACTGCACTAAATATGGAAGAAAATGTGTCTTTTTAAgtgttaacaaaaaaaataaaaataaaataaaataaaatgatcttGGAGCAATTCTCTCGAAAGAATAAATAGTAGACactacaaatgtattttttaaaatggtttGGGCATAgctcccaaaaaaacaaatgcaataGGTTTTAGACAGCACTGCATtatgatccttttctttttgcATCCAAAGTAAATGTTGCGACCAACTTACGTCTCGGACTTGCGGGCTGAAGTCCTCCTGGTCCAGAGGCCTGCTGGCGTCCGACGGCAGCTGAGGGACACAACGCGAGGCGGCCGCCTCgttagcgagcgagcgagcgacaaaGTGGAGCGGGCgcttcccgtcccgtcccgtgccGCTGCTTTTCTCACTCACCATCTCCCAGATGTACGGAAAGAGGCGGTCGCCAAAGTACTCGGTGGCCTCGATGGGCAGCTGAGCCGGAAGGTTGTCGATGGAGCACATCAGGATACCGTGGCCCTCCACGCTGGCGAGGGCAAACGCGCCGCCgtcagcgctcgtcggctttgcTCCGGAGAGCCGTCGGCGTGCCCGCCGCTACCTGTCGTGGTCGATGTGCTGATCGGCGTCGTACATGCAGAAGGGCTTGTCGATGGTGGTGCACTCGGTCATGAACTGGATGGAGCCGCCCGCGTCGGCCGAGATGTCGCAGATGGCCAGCAGCCTGGCGCAAACGGGCCTCCTCAATCTACGGCCTGCGGCCAAAGCGGCGACGGCGCGCTTACTTGTGCGGCAGTTGCGGCATGCCCTCgctggcgccgccgccgccgctccgcGTGGGTCGGAGCAGCTGTTGGGCGTCCAGCCGGCGCAGGAGTCTCGGGGTCTGAGGCTCCCAGTAGATGCCGTTGATCAGGCAGTTGGTGTATGGCGCCACCTGTGGACAAGAGCCGTACCGCGTCTGCGCGTTAGCGATCCTGTTTCCCGTGGTCACAATGTCGCCGGACCGCAAGCTGACATTTTGGAGCCACATCTGCCGTTAGAAGAGGGTGTGCATACTTGTGCAAAGACATGATCGGCCAGGTTTTTTGGGTTTCTTTTTTTAGATTCCATTTTTGTTCAACAAATGATTTCGAAGCGATTCatctttcttttccttttctcaCTGATGAGGTCATAATATGAGAGAGTGTGTGGGTGTACTGACGCTGGTTCTGAAGTGCGAGGTGTAGAGTTCTGGGTGGTTCTCGTACTCCATGGGGTCGTAGATGCCGTCGCTCTTCCTCATCAGGTGGTGATGACGACTCAGCACAGTGGCGTACACTTTGGTCATATCTAAACAGCAACGTTAACTGTTAGCCACGTGctaaaaacacaacaacaaaatctccatggatggatggaaaaacaaaaacatcacaagATCAACAGCTAGGGTCGAACTGCCAACAATGCTGCCAGCCACATGCTAATTGCTAAAAATGTTGTCGATGCCCGATAACAACAACGGTGTCAAGCGCAAGCTATAGTTAGCCAGATAGCTTCTGGTTCATGAAATAGGAACAATAACTTTGCACCTCCAGCTTCACAGACATCCTTCAGCTCGTGAGGCTCAACGTACTCCACGGGAAGCTCATTGATGATGTCCTGCGCCCCCTGCAAGAGATATCGCGGACGAGGTGACATACATTTCAAACCGGAGCTGGCATCTTTTTCCAGGACATACCTTGGAGACGTTGCCGGTTCCGGTGAAGCAGAAGGTGACGGGACCTATGGACTTGGGCATGAGGCCCAGGGAGATCTCATAACCGCAGTCCCGCACGGCCTGGATGGCCTGCGAGACGTTGCGGTAGTTGTGCGCCATGCCGATGTGCTGTCCGGACAAGGGAGCAAACGCACACAgtcagccggccggccagccggccagccagccagccgttcGCATCACAGTGCACTCAAGAGCATTTAGCTGTTAGCAACACGGCAGCGGTCTGCAAATTCCAAAGCGTACTCGTGATGGGAATTTAGCATCACGCTGTCATACAAACATGTGTTCGGGGGTTTACCATGAAGGGGGTGTGGTGGCCCAACGCCAGGAAGCGAAGACCCAAACCGTGTAAAATGTTGATCATGCCTGAAGAAAAACAAGGAACGAGTTCCACAAAAAGACGACAAAGCTAATCATTGGAATGTTTGGGGGCGTATCGGTACCTGCCACGCCGGCCCACTGACCAAACGCCACTATGCGAAAGCCGTTAGGGTCCACCATCTTCTCGTAGTCGATCAGACGAACCTCCTGAAAACACAAAGCGGCAGCATCAGAATGAGTGCTTTTATACATATCTCTATTGCCATGGAGCCTCAACGTCTCTGTAAACAATGTTTCTTTTCTGCATCCGTTGACCGTATCCAGGATCATGAAATGACGGTTCTCGTGAGTGAATAAACGGATCAGAGCAAAAGCGCCAACGTCCAGGCCGTGCGTGCGCCTCACCTTCTTGAGCAGGTCGTCCAGCAGCCCCATGTTGGCCTCCTGCGCCTTGATGGTGTGCGAGAAGAAGGCGTAGGTCTTCTTGGGGATCACCTTCTCCTCGGGCGGCCGCTTCACGCCGAGGATGAGCGTGGCCTCCGAGATGTCCTCCTGGATGACGGCGCCCGCTTTGGCGTAGAACTGAAAGGGAGGGAGATGCCGCTCGGTCATGTTCCATTCTCAAAAGAGTTACGGATCAATTTGATGGTCAATGAGTTGTGCGAGTAAAGACTTCCCATCTGACCTTCTCGTGGATGGCCCTGCGGTTGGACGGCTGCACCAGGACTTTGATTCCGTCTTGCGTGAGCTCGCGGAC harbors:
- the aass gene encoding alpha-aminoadipic semialdehyde synthase, mitochondrial encodes the protein MFRFLSRQGRRRPNPSWQPGQRRYAHHRAVVAIRREDINPWERRAPLAPRHVRELTQDGIKVLVQPSNRRAIHEKFYAKAGAVIQEDISEATLILGVKRPPEEKVIPKKTYAFFSHTIKAQEANMGLLDDLLKKEVRLIDYEKMVDPNGFRIVAFGQWAGVAGMINILHGLGLRFLALGHHTPFMHIGMAHNYRNVSQAIQAVRDCGYEISLGLMPKSIGPVTFCFTGTGNVSKGAQDIINELPVEYVEPHELKDVCEAGDMTKVYATVLSRHHHLMRKSDGIYDPMEYENHPELYTSHFRTSVAPYTNCLINGIYWEPQTPRLLRRLDAQQLLRPTRSGGGGASEGMPQLPHKLLAICDISADAGGSIQFMTECTTIDKPFCMYDADQHIDHDSVEGHGILMCSIDNLPAQLPIEATEYFGDRLFPYIWEMLPSDASRPLDQEDFSPQVRDAVITSNGALTPKFEYIEKLREQREKSQIVRKSGMKRVLLLGSGYVSGPVVDYLTRCDKTQVTVASVCMKQAQDLAAKYRNTIPVMLDVSSQEARLVSLIQDHDLVISLLPNVLHPLVAKHCIDKKVHMVNASYLSPAMSDLHARAEEAGVTLVNEMGLDPGIDHLLAMECIDQAKADGCTVESYVSYCGGLPAPECSDNPLRYKFSWSPSGVLLASVSPAVFRCDNRLVKIPGGGGLMDAVRPMDFFPGLNLEGYPNRDSTKYAELYHIPDAHTLIRGTLRYKGFSRAMRSFVQVGLINNEPHPTLANASSAVTWRALVTHAMGLPADTPDDAFRAAVHRRLDGDERSLDALKWFGMLNDDVAPHADSLLTALSKHLEAKLSYGSGERDMIVLLSDFGLRHPTGELESKRLSLVVYGEVGGFSAMAKSVGYPAAIAARMLLDGEIASRGVLLPMSKEIYVPALKRLKNEGLNVATTSSLLESS